A genomic window from Scophthalmus maximus strain ysfricsl-2021 chromosome 17, ASM2237912v1, whole genome shotgun sequence includes:
- the mpp2a gene encoding MAGUK p55 subfamily member 2a translates to MPVASTRTEPVPQVLDVMSDSTTSSTTANDLDLIYLKGIMESPLEQEVSLKDLRLSPVRENNVELVQEILKDLDPFTHQSDTAAELASILTQPHFQSLLETHDSVASQTCDSPPPSPCDLVDHEPQEGHTHNQQPPPDAIRMVGIRKVAGEHLGVTFKVEAGELVIARILHGGMIDQQGLLHVGDIIKEVNGREVGQDARVLQEELQAASRSVVLKILPSYHEAIPLRQVFFKCHYDYDPANDNLIPCKEAALRFETGDILQIVNQDDVNWWQARHVEGGSTGLIPSQMLEEKRKAFVKRDVELAPAGNLCTGVGGKKKKKMMYVTTKNAEFDRHEILLYEEVAKVPPFKRKTLILIGAQGVGRRRLKNKLLLSDPQLFGTTIPYTSRKAKKVDGQSRMYAFTSRSKMETDIKNGRYLEHGEYDGSLYGIKIDSIHEVVEAGRICILDVNPQSLKVLRTSEFLPYVVFLQSPDFEVLKAMNHSAVDAGVVAKTLTDEELQRTCNESAKIQAACGHYFDLSIINDNLDESYRTVKAALETVSKNPQWVPVTWVF, encoded by the exons TTCCCCAGGTGTTGGACGTGATGAGTGACAGcaccaccagctccaccacGGCCAATGACCTGGATCTCATCTACCTCAAAGGCATCATGGAGAGCCCTCTG GAGCAAGAGGTGAGCCTGAAGGATCTGCGTCTGTCGCCGGTGAGGGAGAACAACGTGGAGCTCGTGCAGGAGATCCTCAAAGATCTGGACCCCTTCACACACCAATCTGACACTGCTGCGGAGCTTGCCAGCATACTCACACAGCCTCATTTCCAG tctctACTGGAGACTCATGATTCAGTGGCATCCCAGACGTGTGACAGCCCACCCCCTAGCCCCTGCGATTTAGTGGACCATGAGCCCCAGgaaggccacacacacaaccagcagcCGCCACCTGATGCAATCCGCATGGTGGGCATACGGAAAGTGGCGGGGGAGCATCTG GGGGTGACATTCAAGGTGGAGGCTGGTGAGCTGGTGATAGCCCGCATCCTCCATGGGGGTATGATAGACCAGCAAGGACTGCTGCATGTTGGAGATATCATTAAAGAG GTGAATGGACGAGAGGTAGGCCAGGATGCCAGGGTTCTCCAGGAGGAGCTTCAAGCAGCCAGCAGAAGTGTGGTGCTGAAGATACTCCCCAGCTACCATGAAGCCATACCGCTAAGACAG GTGTTCTTTAAGTGTCACTATGACTACGACCCAGCCAATGACAACCTAATTCCCTGTAAGGAGGCGGCCTTGAGGTTTGAGACGGGGGACATCCTGCAGATAGTCAACCAGGATGATGTCAACTGGTGGCAG GCCCGTCACGTGGAGGGTGGAAGCACAGGGCTGATCCCCAGTCagatgctggaggagaaaaggaaagcaTTCGTCAAGAGAGATGTTGAACTGGCACCAGCAG GGAATCTTTGTACTGGTgttggagggaagaagaagaagaagatgatgtaTGTGACCACCAAAAATGCAG AGTTTGACAGACATGAGATATTGTTATACGAGGAGGTGGCCAAGGTCCCGCCATTCAAGAGGAAAACTCTGATTCTGATTGGTGCCCAGGGTGTGGGCAGGCGGAGACTGAAGAACAAGCTGCTACTGAGCGATCCACAGCTCTTTGGCACCACCATTCCAT ATACGTCCAGAAAAGCCAAAAAGGTGGACGGGCAAAGTCGGATGTACGCCTTCACCAGCCGCAGCAAGATGGAGACCGATATCAAGAACGGGCGCTACCTTGAGCACGGAGAGTACGATGGCAGCCTCTATGGAATCAAGATCGACTCCATACATGAGGTGGTGGAGGCAGGACGCATCTGCATACTGGACGTCAACCCACag TCCCTCAAAGTGCTGAGGACCTCAGAGTTCTTGCCCTATGTGGTGTTCCTCCAGTCGCCAGACTTCGAGGTGCTCAAGGCGATGAACCACTCCGCTGTGGATGCAGGGGTGGTTGCTAAGACACTGACG gaTGAAGAACTGCAGAGGACATGCAACGAGAGCGCTAAAATCCAGGCTGCATGTGGTCATTACTTCGATCTCAGCATCATCAACGACAACCTGGACGAGTCTTACCGCACGGTCAAAGCCGCCCTGGAAACGGTGTCCAAAAACCCCCAGTGGGTCCCCGTCACGTGGGTGTTCTAG